One window of the Anolis sagrei isolate rAnoSag1 chromosome 5, rAnoSag1.mat, whole genome shotgun sequence genome contains the following:
- the PVALB gene encoding parvalbumin alpha: MSMTDVLSADDIKKAVGAFAAADSFNHKKFFEMVGLKKKSHDEVKKVFHILDKDQSGYIEEDELKFVLKGFTAEGRDLSDKETKAFLNAADKDGDGKIGVDEFTTLVAES; the protein is encoded by the exons ATGTCGATGACCGATGTGCTCAGCGCGGACGACATCAAGAAGGCGGTGGGAGCCTTTGCAG CTGCTGATTCTTTTAACCACAAGAAGTTCTTTGAAATGGTGGGGTTGAAAAAGAAGAGCCATGACGAGGTGAAGAAAGTTTTCCACATTCTGGACAAAGATCAAAGTGGCTACATTGAGGAGGATGAACTGAA GTTCGTATTGAAGGGTTTTACCGCTGAAGGCAGGGACCTCTCTGATAAAGAAACTAAGGCATTCTTGAATGCTGCAGATAAAGATGGAGATGGCAAAATTGGTGTTGATG